gctagtcagagcctcaacaggggacaACTCAGTGAGTGTATATGATATCCTTTCCGAATTAAatacgatttttaggtttctttgCCAAATTAGGTAATTAGGTCTGTTAAAATATGTTTGTCGAGTATAGCAGATAACAGGTTGCGTGTCGaggacattgtcaaatttgtactgaaaagtaagaacatataaatgttaatgactattttaaaatatttagtaaaatataaaatatgaacttttacttcataaattttcactcccagtgttttgacatcttttattaccctctagtgaaaacgggaaactacTTTCCTCAGTAgatacgtaaggtccaattagcaaattctgatcccgaataatatcagccaatcataatttctaaaaggtagtttccaattgcatctcaatgcaactctctacgtaaaattttgtctcacgtttgattaggacccaataatattaCGTCATTCATCTTTaagtgtcaagccttacccatcgatgttgaacatTAATGGATGGTCGTCTTGAGTTCCCTCAATCATATGGCTGAAATCAtgagagttccacgtagttcacatcaccatgtcaatggatgtcacagctttccgccGTCCAgggctccccaataatatgagccgagcactgagcacgggtagcgttcatcatgcatccattgtcgatggaatacatgaaaattataaacacctttataattctccttttcgggcttgatattaattttgaatcttattcaaaatgagggattttgtaattttgaaaaagtctgatcattaattttatttcaaaaaactAGTCATGTTTGATCGTAAGTTTACCAAATTCAttaaactttgttattatcataataacaaCGCACATTGTGAGGCCCAATAACTTATTCTGAGCCCAGCCCATTTTCCATTTAATTAAGCACCCAAACCCATTTGAGAAATCAGAATAACATATCGCTCAATTCCAGAAAGCTCTTCCCCAGCCTTGCTCGTCGCCCTGTTTTTGTTTTCTGTCGTCTTCGCGTAGTGCCCCCAGCGGCCGGAATGTTAGTGCAGTAGCTAGTAAATCTTCTTACTTCAACCTATTAGCTACTTCATGCTGTGAATCGAAAGGTGTAGAGCTCGATCGGTCCTGTTTTCCAGCAATTGTGCGTGTAGCTTCGATCCGGTTTAGGTAAGCTTTTGGCTTCGAATTTGGTTGTTCTTGGTATATTAGTTTATATAAGTGAAGAATTGAGCTTTTCCCCTAATTTCCAGCTAGGTTTCCGGCATGAACAGTATTTCCGGCGACTTGTTCCGGCGAGCCACCTTTGCGAAATTTTGTTGTGCATTCTAGCTTCGTTTCTTGAGGTATTAAGTTTGGAATTTCAGAATTTGTATGGGTTTAATAGGTTTCCTGGATTTCGAATTTTAACCGAGACGATTTATTTTGGTTTAGTCGTTTGGTATACATTATATTAAAGTGTATAGCGgatttatattgtaggttttaTCGTTGGACGAGTTCATCCGATATTCCTTAAGATTTTCTGTGGTATTGTAAGCTATAGTTGAGGTACGCTCAAACCTATATTATTATGACGCTTATATTGGCGTGTAAGAATATTCGATGAATGTTTTTTGCTATTATGTGCCTtgaatgtttattctattgCATTCATGCATAAATTATATTGACATAACATattgagccttgactcctttgacggctatttatgttgattctgttGAGATTTATTGAGTAATCATAGGGACGAGTGGGTTAGGATTAGCCACATTCCCAGATGACAGCTAGggacgagcgacttagctactcgcattccctatgctacgtgcatggacgagCGGCGATTTGATGTTGCATTCCTGGCACAGGTGGCCACTTTTACTGTTGATGATGCTATTCGTTTGGAATCCATTTGGTATCCATTATTCCATTTTTACCATTCATGCATCGCATAGCATTGCATTTACTTGATATTATTACATGTCCATTATTTACGTCATGATTTTGCTGGTTTGTCGTACTGGGGTCCGACCTCTGATTTCTTttgatgttgtggttgtttttgatgacatagcaggtcattccaggggttttgacgcgtctggtggagcgtcagcgaGTGGTACCCAGTAGTCATTCGGTTGGTGTCAGCGTtcccagatatttatatatattatgctggtttgatacatttgccagggatatgccctgtgtagctgtatggttatgttttaatgttgtttggattttatttgtggtatgttgtgtctagtcctggccagtgcggctgtagGATGTTGGTGTGGTTGATTGTGAAACTGATGctattttcgagcgtatattgttattgttgtgttttgaaatttttgggatgtcctactttcAGGGAGGTCAagccgaaatttctgtaggctctaatgaacattttaaactcgttttcgctgtttacaccaTTTAATCATTGTTGtgtggtaattaaatattaagtaAGTGCACGGGCCCTGAcagtttggtatcagagcgtaactgggatacgctcgaattaaagtctaggacactcgagtttaggcacaaataaaatgattgtgcATGTGTTTGATTATTTGCTCTTACTTGTTTataagttttgaattaattgtaTCTGCATGACTAGAGCGTATTAGTTTAAGTTTCTGCTCTTATACTTAGCCGATTATTTTTCTGCCTGTGGATTAAATCCTTGTGTCTTGTAGATGGCACCGGGACGTAAGGGTAGAAAAGGAAAGGAAGTTGTTCAGGAATCTGAAGCTCCTAATGTGAGAGGACTTAACGAGACTGATTGGGGAAGACGAGGTCGTCATCCTCGTGGTGAAGCACGAAATGTTAACGTGGAGCATGAAGTGGATCAATTGACTAGAGGAATGGGTGAAATGGAACTAGGTGATATCCCGATTTCAGAACATACGTCCTCCTCGATTCTTTGGGAATGAAGATGGTGAGAAAGCTATAGCATGGCTAAAAAGTATGAAGCGTTTGTTCAATATGTTGGAGTACACCCCTGAATTGCAGCTTAAGTTGGCTATTTGTCAATTGAAAGACCGAGCCCAGTTATGGTGGGAAACTACTGAGGAGGCTTTGAAAGAATCAGGTGAAAGagttacttgggatgtattttgcGCTCAGTTTGCTCGAGAGTATTCACCGCCTTCGTACTATTCGGCCAAGGAAGCTGAATTCAATAGATTGACTCAAGGTAATATGACTGTAGTGGAGTATGCCTCTCAATTTTTAGCGCTTCTTGCCTATGTTCCTCATGTTGCTAGCAGTGATCGGAACAAGCTATCGCATTTTATGTAAGGATTGAATCGAACCATTTGCACTTTAGTAGTCGCTGGAGCACCTGTTAATTATGTCGATGCTATAGAGAAAGCCAAGAATGTGGAGGCAAGTCTACTTTTGGCAGAACCACAGTCGGTTCAACTAGGCTTTCCTCAGAGTTTCGGGGGCAATGTGCCGATGCCAGTTGGTGCACCACTATACCATCCTTTACTGCCGTATCAGCCTTCGCAGTCTTATCAGCAACCAAAGCAGCAAAACTTTAAGGCCAAAGGGAAACAGTTGAAGAAACAGACTCGTAGTAGTTCTTCTAGTTCTGGCAGTCAGCGTGGAAGTTCAGTTGGGTCCCCAGGTGGAGTATTTTGTGATCGTTGTGATGGTAAGCATTTCAGCACTCAGTGTACGGGAGTTCACGGATCTTGTAATATTTGTGGGCAAGTTGGACAttatgctagagtatgtccgaaTGCAGTGAGGCAACAATTTCAGCAACCTCAGTTTGGTCAGGATTTTAGAGGACAAGCAACTAGGCCTTTTGTTCCGACTCAGTCTTTTCAGCAGTCTAGCTATCCTCAGCCTAGAGGTTCTGCACAGCAGCGTTTCCCAGGGccacagcaggctcgagttcaTGCTTTAACCCAGGATCAAGTTCAAGACGCACCGGGCGGAGTTATCGCAGGTATCTGTCTTATTTTTGATCATCCTGCTCGTATACTGATAgacacaggagcatctcattcatttgtatctgttgtatttgttgatgagaatgagattgctACTACTCCGTTGATAGATACTGTGTCAGTCTCTACACCTGCTGGTGTATGTTTGATGTCTCATGAGATAATTCTGAATTGTGTGATTAGATTCGatgataatattatgataactaATCTCATCAAGCTAGATATGTTTGACTTCGACTGTATTCTGGGAAAGGATACTCTGTCTAATTAtcgagctaccgttgattgtttccatggagTCGTCAGATTCAGACCGTATTATGGCAGTAAATGGAATTTTTACGGTAGTGATTCGCAATCACGTATTCCATTAGTGTCAGCAATGGAAATGTTTAGAATCTTGTCGACAGGAAATGAAGGATTCATGATCTATGCAGTTGATGCGACACAGGGAAAAAGATTTGAAGTTTCTGATATTCCTGTTTTCAAAGAATCCCttgatgtatttcccgatgaaatTCCTGGATTTCCACCCCAGAGGGAaatagattttagcattgagttGGTGTCCGGGACaaatcctatttctagagcaccaTATCGTTTGGCTCCAGCggaattgaaagaactcaaagagcaattACAGGACTTACTGGAAAAAGGCTATATTAGACCAAGTatgtcaccttggggagctccggtattttttgtaaagaagaaaaacggaacgatgagaatgtgcattgattacagacagttgaacaaagctactgtgaagaataagtatcctatGCCGCGTatcgatgacttgtttgatcagttgcagggtacaTCAGTGTATTCAAAGATCGATCTCTGTTCAGGCTACCATCAGCTTCGAGTTCGAGAGGAGATGTTCCGATGACAGCATTTCGAACGCGTTATGGGAATTATGAATTTCTagttatgccttttggattgactaatgctcctgcggtttttatggatttgatgaatcgtgtttttcgagaatttatagacagatttgttattgtcttcatagatgacattctgatttattcaaaaacaaagaaggagcatcgagaacatttaAGGTTGGTCCTTCAGACACTCAGAGCAGCACAATTGTatgcaaaattttctaaatgtgaattctggctggacagagtagtatttctgggtcatgttatatcagctcaaggagtatcagtggatcctaGTAAACTGGAAGCTGTTATCAATTGGCCAACGCCGACGAATATTTCCGATATTCGCAGTTTCTTTGGattggcaggatattataggcgttttattgaaggattttctattATAGCAAGGCATATGACTCAACTAACGCAAAAAGATCGACGTTTTGTGTGGACTGATGAATGTGAGTCAAGTTTTCagactttgaaggaaaatttgaCAACAGCTCCAGTGCTAGCTTTGCCATCAGGCTCAGGTGGATATGTTGTTTGTTCAGATGCATCTCTAAATGGACTTGGTTGTGTTCTAATGCAAAATGGGCGAGTGattgcatatgcttctcgtcagttgaagccgCATGAGACCCGATATCCAGATCATGACTTAGAGTTGGCTGCtattgtgtttgcattgaagttatggcgtcattatctgtacggtgagcaGTTTGTGATTTATTCGGATCACAAGAGCCTTAAATATCTTTTCTCACAGCCTGACTTGAAAATGAGACAACGTCGATGGATGGAGttacttaaagactttgattgtgagattcagtatcaacCAGGTTGAATGAATCTTGTTGCAGATGCTCTCAGCAGGAAAGTTCAGAATGCTATGCTGACATCTTTGACTATCTCTAAAGTTCACGAGCACTTGGGAACTTCAGGATGGACTTATCAGATCAGTGGAGACTACTTTATAGTGTCATCTATTCAAGTCGAGCAACAGATTTTGTCCAGAATCAAAGCAGCACAGAAGATCGATCCGCATATTCATAGATTGAAAGAATTGTCTCGAACAGGTCAGACAGAAAAGTTTAGTGTTGCTTCAGATGGTAGTCTGCGTTTTAATGGTAGACTTGTGGTTCCTAATTTGATAGATCTGAAAGAAGCCATACTAAGGGAAGCAAATTGTAGTCGACACAGTATTCACCCAGGAATACGAAAGATGTATGATACCTTGAGAGCTCATTATTGGTGGGAAgttatgaagaaagatatttctcaTTTTGTGGCTAAATGTTTAACATGTCAACAAgttaaagccgagagaatgagacctggtggaatgttacatagtcttgaagtgccgcagtggaactgggagcacattgctatggattttgtgactcatttacctcgttctaatcgtggttgtgatgcgatttgggtgattgttgatagattgtctaaatctgctcattttattccgtatgatcGTACTTTTACTTATTCGAAAATGGCGAAACTGTACATTGATCATATAgtaagattgcatggtgtgccaataACCAtagtatctgatcgtgatccaagGTTTGCTTCGAAGTTTTGGGGAAGTTTGCAATCAGCTTTGGGTTCAAAGTTGGCTATGAGCACTGCCtatcacccacagacagatggtcagccAGAATAAACCATTCAAACACTTGAAGATGGGTTACGAGCAGTAGTAATGGATTTCAAAGGTGGTTGGCAAGAATCATTGTCTTTGGTTGAATTCTCTTACAATAATAGTTTTCAGGCAACAATcggtatggcaccatttgaagctttgtatggaagaaaatgtagatcgccGATATGTTGGGAAGATGTAGGAGAAAGACAGATGTCAAGACCAGAATTTattcaagaaatgaaagataaagTTGAATTGATCAGGAAAAGGATGAAAGCAGCCCAAGATCGCCAAGCcagttatgctaataaaaggcgTAGACCTTTAGAGTTCCAAGTGGGAgattatgttttcttgaaagtatcaccATTCCGGGGTTCTATGAGATTTGGACATAAAGGAAAGTTAGCTCCGCGTTATATTGGTCCGTATATgattgttgagaggattggcacaTTGGCGTATCGTTTGGATTTGCCGCAGAGTTTGTCTTTGATACATAATTGATAcataatgtgtttcatgtatctatgttgcgAAAGTATGAGCCAGATCCGTCTCATATATTGAATTCTGAAGATGTGGAGTTGGAAAATTCTCTTAGCTATGTTGAACATCCAGTGCAAATTTTGGACCGCAAGGAAAGACAGCTCAGGGGCAAGATGATTCCACTAGTTTTGGTACAGTGGAGTAGACTATGGAAGAGAAGAATCTACTTGGGAATTAGAGGCAAAGATGCGACAAGAATGGCCTCATTTGTTTGAGAATGTAATGAATTACGCGATGTATTCTGAATTTCCTATGTATTATCAGATGTAATGTTGTGGATATCAGTGTTGTGTTTgttagatttcgaggacgaaatcttttattagTAGGGTAGAATGTGAGGCCCAATAACTTATTCTGAGCCCAGCccatttttcattaaattaagcACCCAACCCCGTTTGAGAAATCAGAATAACATATCGCTCTATTCGAGAAAGCTCTTCCCCAGCCTTGCTCGTCGCCTTGTTTTTGTTTTCTGCCGTCTTCGCGTAGCGCCGCCAGCGGCCGGAATGTTAGTGCAGCAGCTAGTAAATCTTCTTCCTTCAACCTATTAGCTACTTCCTGCTGTGAATCGAAAGGTGTAGAGCTCGATCGGTCCTGTTTTCCAGCAATTGTGCGTGAGCTTCGATTCGGTTTAGGTAAGCTTTTGGATTCGAATTTTTGTTGTTCTTGGTGTATTAGTTTATATAAGTGAAGAATTGAGCTTTTCCCCTAATTTCCAGCAAGGATTCCGGCGTGAACAGTATTTCCAGCGACTTGTTCCGGCGAGCCACCTTTGCGAAATTTCGTTGTGCATTCTAGCTTCGTTTCTTGAGGTATTAAGTTTGGAATTTCAGAATTTGTATGGGTTTAATAGGCTGCCCGGATTTCGAATTTTAACCGAGAcgatttatttttgtttagtcgtttggtatatattatattaaagtgTATAGCGgatttatattgtaggttttaTCGTTGGACGAGTTCATCCAATATTCCTTAAGATTTTATGTGGTACTGTAAGCTATAGTTGAGGTACGCTCAAACCTATATTATTATGACGCTTATATTGGCGTGTAAGAATATTCGGtgaatgttgtttgctattatgTGCCTTAAATGTTTATTCTATTGCATTCATGCATACATTATATTGACATAACATattgagccttgactccttcgacggctatttatgttgattctgttgagatttattgagtcatcagagggacgagtgggttaggattagctacattcccagatgacagctagggacgagcgacttagctactcgcattccctatgctacgtgcatggacgagCGGCGATTTGATGTTGCATTCCTGGCatgggtggccactgttactgttgatgatgctattcgtttggaatccatttggtatccgttattccaTTGTTGCCATTCATGCTTCGCATAGCATTGCATTTACTTGATATTATTACATGTCCTTTATTTCGTCGTGATTTTGCTGGTTTGTTGTATTGGGGTCCGACCCCTGTTTTCTTttgatgttgtggttgtttttgatgacatagcaggtcattccaggggttttgacacgtctggtggagcgtcagcgagtggtacccagtagtcagtcggttggtgtcagagttcccagatatttatatatattatgctgGTTTCATACATTTGCCAGGGAGATGCCTTGTGTAGCTGTATGGTAATGTTTTAATgttgtttggattttatttgttgtatgttgtgtctagtcctggccagtgcggctgtagGATGTTGGTGTGGTTGATTGTGAAACTGATGTTATTTTCAAGcgtatattgttattgttgtattttgaaatttttgggatgtcctactttcagggaggtcatgccgaaatttctgtaggccctaATGAACATTTCAAACTCGTTTTCGCTATTTACACCATTCAATCCTTGTTGtgtggtaattaaatattaactaagTGCACGGGCCCTGacacacatactcattatttataatatatcatgcatatattataaatagtaaACTTAACAAGGGTGATCAATcatgtgagccaaacacgggctaggtccaatcctaggaaatgcatgggatgcaaatgcataattacataagctttcaatatttaaatgtcttcgatcttcataatcatcaaggcccacCATCTtacaatcttgatcttccactatacggatatttacaaataaatatccatagcaaatagggatacatctaaTGGGATTGGAACTGACTATAAACCAAGCCaacttataaattaaaaattattacaatcattcacaaaatatcctagcgtACACCTAGATAATTATGTTTGAGCTTTTGATCAtcattcatgcataatatcacatatcatacaccatcaattaattatcacaataatcaattgatccaatattatatatcatgttCCAATcgctaaccgccacgattataaattaaattaacaatGAAAATAAACTGCTTTATtcattttctaattaatttatttgaaaaccgatttttttgtaaagcacaatttactataaataattaaagtccaacttcaactatttattttatgagaaaatatacacatattttgtatatttaaacttaagggcccaaatagacatttttcacaaaaaaatgtttttggtccatttaaatttcacaaaataacaaCCATCCTAATGGTCCAACAAACTTagggcccatgacactttgatatctTAAAACACATTTGGAAACCCTAGCCGTCATCGTCGTTGCCAGAGCTCCGTCCCCAGAATCCGGcaaacaaaaatatttatttcttttaaattttgatgTGGTGATTCGCACTGCCCTTGCttcccgaaatgggcagcccctctaGCAGCcctagctgcccgaaatgggtaGCAACCATGCGCCGAAACACCCCCAAAAATCGGCCCTCGATTCGTTATGTCgatttctcatgcggttagaaataagttttcaatataatatcatgcatTTGCAACACAAAAAGTgacctaagctctgataccacttgaaaggaaaTCGTTTACGGGTGCCCGGAATGCGCaacagaagttttaaaaataatttacaagagCAAAACCCAAGCACCCCTCacttagtgtgtagcaaatacgaaaaacacaaaacatacatagggtgtttaagtgttttacctatcaatcccAAAGATTGATGATGACTCCAACTAAGATGATAAACAAATTATCTCTTTAATGGTAGACAAGTCTACAGGCTTCCcatgagcacaccttgctcaaaatcaagcccaccaccaagaAGCTAGAACCagc
The sequence above is a segment of the Primulina tabacum isolate GXHZ01 chromosome 6, ASM2559414v2, whole genome shotgun sequence genome. Coding sequences within it:
- the LOC142548111 gene encoding uncharacterized protein LOC142548111 isoform X2; its protein translation is MPVGAPLYHPLLPYQPSQSYQQPKQQNFKAKGKQLKKQTRSSSSSSGSQRGSSVGSPGGVFCDRCDGKHFSTQCTGVHGSCNICGQVGHYARVCPNAVRQQFQQPQFGQDFRGQATRPFVPTQSFQQSSYPQPRGSAQQRFPGPQQARVHALTQDQVQDAPGGVIAGHSRGFDTSGGASASGTQ
- the LOC142548111 gene encoding uncharacterized protein LOC142548111 isoform X1, coding for MPVGAPLYHPLLPYQPSQSYQQPKQQNFKAKGKQLKKQTRSSSSSSGSQRGSSVGSPGGVFCDRCDGKHFSTQCTGVHGSCNICGQVGHYARVCPNAVRQQFQQPQFGQDFRGQATRPFVPTQSFQQSSYPQPRGSAQQRFPGPQQARVHALTQDQVQDAPGGVIAAGHSRGFDTSGGASASGTQ